One genomic window of Medicago truncatula cultivar Jemalong A17 chromosome 1, MtrunA17r5.0-ANR, whole genome shotgun sequence includes the following:
- the LOC11431266 gene encoding auxin-induced protein 22D, which yields MENSLGNHQTEMNLKATELRLGLPGSDEVEKLPCNFSVLRNNKRSSPEEASDVDSISKSKLNSSNGSSHTTNDDQDNAPPSKAQVVGWPPIRSYRKNSLQQKKGEEVGMYLKVSMAGAPYLRKIDLKVYKSYSELLKVLENMFKCTIGEYSEREGYNGSEFVPTYEDKDGDWMLVGDVPWEMFMSSCKRLRIMKGSEAKGLGCF from the exons ATGGAAAATTCTTTGGGGAACCATCAAACAGAAATGAATCTTAAGGCTACAGAATTAAGGTTGGGATTACCAGGTAGTGATGAAGTGGAAAAACTTCCATGCAATTTTTCTGTTCTTAGAAACAACAAGAGATCTTCTCCAGAAGAAGCAAGTGATGTAGATTCCATTAGCAAGAGCAAATTGAATAGTTCTAATGGTTCTTCTCATACCACAAATGATGACCAAGATAATGCTCCACCTTCAAA GGCACAAGTAGTTGGATGGCCACCAATAAGATCTTATAGGAAGAATAGTTTGCAACAAAAGAAGGGTGAAGAGGTTGGGATGTACTTGAAAGTGAGTATGGCTGGTGCACCTTATTTAAGGAAGATAGATCTCAAAGTTTACAAGAGTTACTCAGAACTTCTCAAGGTTTTGGAAAATATGTTCAAGTGTACAATTGGTGAATATTCAGAAAGAGAAGGTTACAATGGATCTGAATTTGTTCCAACTTATGAAGACAAAGATGGTGATTGGATGCTTGTTGGAGATGTTCCTTGGGA AATGTTCATGTCTTCTTGCAAGAGGTTAAGAATTATGAAAGGATCAGAAGCAAAGGGATTGGGTTGTTTTTGA
- the LOC11423120 gene encoding protein OSB2, chloroplastic: protein MALEQTVSLSSTRFRNLTTFPQNPNFIPKFKLPFSTTLSSKPIHRNFNLKCSNSITNNGAASYPKPPEISWNKDLSNSVNLIGFVANPIEIKHLPSGKVVAWTRLSVKKNASQMSWIHLTFWDELAHVASQHVQKGHQIHVSGRLVTDTVDSVDGKQQTYYKVVAQQLNFIDRSDSPVRSHDQDFDFITSDDNGKKASYATNGMTGSVVELWQAFFANPGEWWDNRRNKRNPKAPDFKHKDTGEALWIDGRSTPPWVKSQLEILDMRMGSYTGQNGRMPVDMVSADEMLSF from the exons ATGGCGTTAGAGCAAACAGTTTCACTTTCATCAACTCGCTTCAGAAACCTCACCACATTCcctcaaaaccctaatttcatccCCAAATTCAAACTCCCATTTTCCACAACACTCTCTTCCAAACCAATCCACAGAAATTTCAACTTGAAGTGCTCCAATTCCATCACCAATAATGGAGCAGCATCATACCCTAAACCCCCGGAAATTTCATGGAACAAGGACCTCAGCAACTCCGTCAATTTAATCGGCTTCGTCGCAAACCCTATCGAAATCAAACATCTTCCTTCCGGGAAAGTTGTTGCTTGGACTCGTCTCTCCGTCAAGAAAAATGCTTCGCAAATGTCGTGGATTCATTTGACATTCTGGGATGAACTTGCACATGTTGCTTCTCAACATGTTCAGAAAGGTCATCAGATTCATGTTTCTGGTCGGCTTGTTACTGATACTGTTGATTCTGTTGATGGCAAACAACAAACTTACTATAAG GTGGTTGCTCAGCAGCTGAATTTCATTGATAGGAGTGACTCGCCGGTGCGGTCACATGATCAAGATTTTGATTTCATTACGTCTGATGACAATG GCAAGAAGGCGAGTTATGCTACAAATGGTATGACTGGTTCTGTGGTGGAATTATGGCAAGCTTTCTTTGCCAACCCAGGGGAGTGGTGGGACAATAGGAGGAACAAG AGGAACCCCAAAGCTCCTGATTTTAAGCACAAAGATACTGGAGAAGCTCTGTGGATTGATGGTAGATCCACTCCACCATGGGTCAAATCCCAACTGGAAATATTAGACATGAGGATGGGGTCTTATACCGGTCAAAATGGTAGGATGCCTGTAGATATGGTGAGCGCAGATGAAATGTTGTCTTTCTAA